Genomic segment of Candoia aspera isolate rCanAsp1 chromosome 2, rCanAsp1.hap2, whole genome shotgun sequence:
aataatattattttggggctgagaaatattattattactattattctaTAACACTATTCTATaacattattactattactattactactattaccTGGTGcatccaaagaagggaagggaaggtgtaCACGGGctgctcccaggttcagcttatgcTCACTCACTTCatactcacagcctgttgaggcatgtaGATCTTGTCaaccccccttgctttctacctgggttttccagataggtgcggcttgagcagacaagagacacagccctggtcaacagctgggatataattagggacacacacagatcacttccaactgaacactgaggaacaacaggttctttgtaatacacGGAGACcaatgaatttaaagtaacagcaaaattttactggttgcaatgtacctttgctctttctcacacatgcacatacacactcaACCACACTTATCCAcgtccttctcaactaggctgctaggcactagctagagggacagaagccaccaagttgccaccaagtctggatccaaagactactcaaggagtgggcaggctttgggaccccttttattcCCCAatgtccttgctttgttgattcacaagactggcagctactcttgccttgttaatttacaagtctggtagctgttgatgggatggggGGGGTGGGTTTTCCATGCAcacaggcccaacttcctttgtctggtttaggtgacatttttcctttgtttccttaatgacttgcttccttcttatctacctccctgaagggatcttttagacaagagtctttatgtgcctgcttcatctttaggttatggcagcttcagcctagtatcacaaagggaagggaagggaggggaagggaagggaaaggagaaagatgCACTGCTTGTGGAACCTTGCTGTCTGTCAAGGTACTGCTTGAGAAGAATAGGGCAGGAGAAGCTCCCATCTTCTTAGTAAAGAAGCACAGGATCTACAGGTGTCAGATCTGCAATGTTTTCTCAGACAGATGAGCACAGCACTGCTGGAACATGACCTGTTGGGAGTGGGAGTGTGTAGGGATGAGTTTTACTTTTGCCAGATCATGGCAGAATTGAAGGCTCCAGGATGCAAAGGCCTTGGAATTTCTCAAACAGTACTACCTAGCAGGCATCATATGAAGAAACTCAGAGAGTTGAGGGTGGTATGCTTGGTGTTGAAAGTATTGTCCCATCTAGAACATGGTTGACATGTTCtaattcaaaaattattttgacaAACTATACATCAATGGGAGTGGAATGAGATTGTAGGGATTTTAGATGGAAGTATCAtgcagttcttcagcaaaggatcgttaccttgtcgtggtgctggagcttgagcacctcaatgatgccatgagctaaaccgtgaagggccacccaaaacgggaaggtcatgacagagaggtcagactaaatgcgatccctggggaaggtaatggcaacccaccccagtattcttgccatgaaaactaaatggatcagtacaaccagagatatgtcggtataccatcggaagatgagacccccaggtcggaagatggtcaaaatgctactggggaggaacagaggatgagttcaactagccccagacgtgatgacgcagctagctcaaagccgaaaggacggctagcagccgacggtgctggtggtgaacggtgaatccaatgttctaaggatcaacacaccattggaacctggaatgtaagatctatgagccagggcaaatttgatgtagttattggtgagatgtcaagattaaagatagacattttgggcatcagtgaactgaaatggactggaatgggccacttcacatcaaatgaccaccagatctactactgtggacaagaggaccacagaagaaatggagtagccttcataattaatagtaaagtggctaaagcagtgcttggatacaatccaaaaaacgacagaatgatctcaattcaaattcagggcaagccatctaacatcacagtgatccaaatatacgccccaaccacaaatgctgaagaagctgaagtagagcagttctatgaggatctgcagcacctactggacaacacacctaaaagagatgttattttcatcacaggagactggaatgctaaggtgggcagtcaaatgatacctggaattacaggtaagtatggcctgggagaacaaaatgaagcaggacataggctgatagaattttgccaagacaattcactctgcataacaaacactctcttccaacaacctaagagacggctttatacatggacttcaccagatggacaacaccgaaatcagattgactacatcctttgcagccaaaggtggcagacatctgtacagtcggtaaaaacaagacctggagctgactgtagttcagatcatgaacttcttcttgcacaatttaagatcagaccaaagagattagggaagaccgacagatcagctagatatgagctcactaatattcctaaggaatatgcagtggaggtgaagaatagatttaagggactggacttagtagatagggtcccggaagaactctggacagaagttggcagcattgttcaggaggcggcaacaaaatacatcccaaagaaagagaaaaccaagaaggcaaaatggctgtctgctgagacactagaagtagcccaagaaagaaggaaagcaaaaggcaacagtgatagggggagatatgcccaattaaatgcaaaattccagaggttagccagaagagataaggaattatttttaaacaagcaatgcgcggaagtggaagaagacaatagaataggaaggacaagagacctcttccagaaaattagaaacatcggaggtaaattccaggcaaaaatgggtatgatcaaaaacaaagatggcaaggacctaacagaagaagaagagatcaagaaaaggtggcaagaatatacagaagacctgtataggaaggataataatatcgggaatagctttgacggtgtggtccgtgagctagagccagacatcctgaagagtgaggttgaaggggccttaagaagcattgctaataaggcagcaggagatgatggcatcccagctgaactgttcaaaatcttacaagatgatgctgtcaaggtaatgcatgctatatgccagcaaatttggaaaacacaagaatggccatcagattggaaaaaatcaacttatatccccataccaaaaaagggaaacactaaagaatgttcaaactatcgaacagtggcactcatttcacatgccagtaaggtaatgctcaagatccttcaaggtagacttcagcagttcatggagcgagaattgccagatgtacaagctggctttagaaaaggcagaggaactagagaccaaattgccaatatccgctggataatggaaaaagccagggagtttcagaaaaacatctatttctgttttattgactattctaaagcctttgactgtgtggaccataacaaattgtggcaagttcttagtggtatggggataccaagtcatcttgtatgcctcctgaagaatctgtataacgaccaagtagcaacagtaagaacagaccacggaacaacggactggtttaagattgggaaaggagtacggcagggctgtatactctcaccctacctattcaacttgtatgcagaacacatcatgcgacaagctggacttgaggaatccaaggctggagttaaaatctctggaagaaacattaacaatctcagatatgcagatgataccactttgatggctgaaagtgaagaggaactgaggagccttatgatgaaggtgaaagaagaaagtgcaaaagctggcttgcagctaaacctcaaaaaaaccaagattatggcaaccagcttgattgataactggcaaatagggggagaaaatgtagaagcagtgaaagacttttgtattcctaggtgcaaagattactgcagatgctgactgcagtcaggaaatcagaagacgcttaatccttgggagaagagcaatgacaaatctcgataaaatagttaagagcagagacatcacactgacaacaaaggcccgcatagttaaagcaatggtgttccccgtagtaacatatggctgcaagagctggaccatgaggaaggctgagagaaggaagatcgatgcttttgaactgtgatgttggaggaaaattctgagagtgccttggactgcaagaagatcaaagcagtccatcctccgggaaataaagccagactgctcacttgagggaatgatattaaaggcaaaactgaaatactttggccacataatgagaagacaggacaccctggagaagatgctgatgctagggagagtggaaggcaaaaggaagaggggccgaccaaaggcaagatggatggatgatattctagaggtgacggatttgcccctgggggagctgggggtgttgaccgacaggaagctctggcgtgggctggtccatgaagtcacgaagagtcggaagcaactaaacgaaaaaacaacaacaatcatgcAGTTGGATGAAAATATATCTGGCTTCCCTGTCAATAGTGTGTGTAAAAGGAGCATAGGATATAACTGTAGACAGGGGAACCAAGAGCCTGTCATGGGTGTGTAAGTGGATCCTACATCCACAGTTCTGTTTGCAACAGTGGACATCAGGAAAGTAAGAAGGTTTATCTTCTGATTTCAAGATAACAGGGCAGAAGGAATTGATGCCCTGCTGGCACCATGGCCAAAGAGTCTAATATATAAACACTAATCCTGACTAAGCTGACCCACAAAATGAGGATGCTCAGGGCATAGATAATCTTAATTCCTCCCTTTTTGCCCAGGGTACTGAGACCTTGGTACTGAGCACTATGGAGATGGGTAGGGAGCTTCCCAGATACCTGCCAGTACATCCAGACATACTGAGCCTAGGTCTCACCCTCTGCCTGAATCCATAATGACTTCAGCCTGTGCCTGGAACTTGAATGGGGCATCTTCTGAGGGCCAGCCTGCCAGACCTCAGCAGTGACACCATCTTGGCATCTAGGTAGCTTAAGTACCATCAGAATCTTGGCATGCCCTTGAGCATTGGTGCAGGAGACAGAGATGAATAGTGATAGGTTTCTAGAGAGGGTCTGGATAATAGCCTGAAGACCAGTACCTTCCACAATCAGGTCACTCATCTGGGGTTCACACTGTAGGACAGATAAAAGTTTCATTTTGCAACATCCCTAAGTTCACTGTTTTCACAGGGGCACCAGTCTACTGTTTCCCCAGTTTCCTTTATGGGATCTGACATTGGTTCTGAGAGCAATTACCACTGTCCCTTTTGAACACATTAGAGAGCCCCATCAGCACTTTCACACAGAAATCAACCTTTCTAATGGCAATGTCCTTGGCCTGTGAGAGATGAGAAACTACAGGGTCTCTCAAAGGAGACTTGATTGTGTTCCACCAACACAGGGTAGTTTTTGGGGCTTTACCCATGATTTCATGCCAAAGATTAATTTCACGTTTCTCGGGATAGGAGATACTGCTACCAAGTTTCTTCCCCAATTCTGagtaaaatatttgaaacaaattaGACATATACAGAACCTTAAGAATTTGCCTTAAGTCCCCTCTAGGGGAGTGGAAGGCTGACAGCTTATTCATCCCCTTTGAGAGAGGAGATGAGTAGGTGGGTCACGGAGTGTATTACTCTGGCCTAGGCAAGCAAATCCTGACTGGCATCACAGCCTATTCCATCAGTCTCAGGGGCTCTGGAAGTGGGGATTCTGCTAATAGACCTATGCAGGGTGAGAACCTGGGCAGAGGCAACTGGCTTCATAAAGCATTCCAAGACAGACAAATTCACCTTGGCAGAGGCAGCCTCCCAATGCTCTGTACTATGGAGGATGCTTTAACCCATGCTGGTCAACCGGGCACACTGCTGCAGTACAGACTTCCTTCTTGGCTCCATCTTTAGTGACTGAGAATTGCATTTGGACTTACCGTGTACCATTGTGGTAACCAAAAGATGGACCCAACAATCCCACTGAAAAGTAAGGGTCTGTAGAGGTAATTAGGAGGAATTTCTTAAACTTGTTCTTTATCCATAGCTTGTATGTGAGTGGTtttgtgtttctttgttttccttcattaccATACTGAAAGCATGTTTTACTTGTATTTATTCCTGAAATCGTCTATTAATAAAGATGTTCCTAAACCATTTTCTCAGCTGAAGTTATTATGAGGGGGGAGGGATTCTTTCTACTAGATGCAAAATTCTAAGCCCCGCTTTCTGACTAGAAGAGGGAAAGTCTTTTCAAAGTAACTAAGAGACGATCAAAAAGCAGGAATTTTCAGTAAAAATATTACTGAATTTGAATTAAACTTTTTTCAGTGACCTTTTAAGATAAAAAAATATACTAGGGTGGAATTGGGTAGCTTATCAATCTAATAAATGTCGTAAAAGCATATTGAATATGttcttaaatacatatttaaacatACCTTAAGAGTATATCATTTGGCACTTGGCAGATTGCAGATAAGGAGGAAAAGATAATTCAGAGGTCTAGAGAACTTTACATACATATTGACCACAAAGTGATCTGATCACGGTAAAGGACCGTTTACACTGTCCTCCATTTTCAAATCACATATAATCTACTCCAAGTAAAAAACTAGGTCTAAGGCGCCTGCCTGTATGCATCAGACCTGAGATTGCCTAAGCACATCCTGATCTCACATCCAGAGCATGGATATTAAAATCTCCCAGCACTAAAGTCTGGGAGACTCCAGCACTAGCTGGACATCTGGAAAAACAGGCAAGTCTACCATAGCAGCAGGATAATCAGTGCACCTACATTAGCCCTAACATTATTTTCTGGCCCAACTTCACTTGAAGGGCACTCATATCTGGTCACCTGTGGAGTAGCACATCTGGTCAGTGCCAATGTCTCTTGAAAAATTGTTGCCATGATCCCTCCCAGAGCTTGATGTTAGGACTGCTGCAGTACCTGAAACCCAGGCGGGCAAATGTTAGGGCTACATTCCTGTCCTCACCCAGCAAAGTTTGTGTGATGCAGGCACAACCCTAACCCATAATACTTGTTGAATGGTGCCATTCCCAGCAAATGTTTCTGTAGAACTCCATTTCAGCAGTCTCTCTTCTCCAGTTGCCACTTCCAATCACGCTGTCTCTAACAGGCCTCTTCTTTGCTGCTGCCATTCTGTTACACCTACTTTCTTGGCCAGCCTTCTTCCAAGCTCACTGTTCTTCCTGGTGGTTTGGCCATAGTGGCCACAACAATGCAAGACACAGTGGTCTCCTTGAACTCTTAAAAAAATTGCCACAGATATGTGTAGTGAGCTAGGAAGTGTTTTCTGAATCTGTGCCCTTGAGTTTGGAGCATTCATATCGTTATGGTTATAGAAAGTACTCATGAACAGTTGCTAGAAATGGCAACAGCTCCCCATTTCAACTAGTCACTCTCCACAAAGCTCTTGTTTTTTTGTCTGTTCAGGCAGGTGGATTTATGGACATGTTTGGAATGATGAATGACATGATTGGGAACATGGTGAGTTCATTTTGTCTGCATCTCTTTTCCCATATACAGTAGTTCTAGTTGATACTATAGGCAATGTAAAAGTCCCTTTAAATGGGCAGAGGGCAGAGAAATGGGAAAACGTCTGGCCTCACTGATACGTGATGTGACAGCAGTGTAGGAGCACAGTTTTTATCAACCGAGCTTCAattattgttcatttgtttgaaTTACAAGTATTCCAGAGTGCCATGATATGTAGATACGGGTAGAGAATACAGTAGCCATGGCTGTGGTGTTACTGTCACAGAATTTGTGCTTTTTTCCAAGGTATTCCCAGTACTGAGAGGCCAACATCCAGGGCTGTGTATATGTAGCAGACTCCACCTGAGTTCAGAGAAAGAAAGCAAGTCAAATTATGCAAAACTGTAAATATTACATAATAAGATTTGTAAAATAGCTGCATACCTCAGCTAAAACAGGGGAGTTTTTCTTAGTGCATAATTTGAATGAAATTAGagcaggatttaaaattaataaaactctGCACAAGTCCTAGTGCAGGAGGTATTAGTAAGGTTCAGCCTTACTAATTTATGCACTCTTCAGATGGGCAGAAGCAGGATCTCTTTCTCCCGTCTCCATACTTGtttctttcccattcttttttgAAAACTATTGCAGACACAGAGAGATAAATCAAATCTTGCTTGAGAAATATCAAGAAGGAACCCTCAGGAGGGGAACTGAAAGACTACAGCTTGCAGGAGTTACATTTTTGGTGTGGCATCAGAGCCACATAAGAGCCTTTTCCAAAACTGCTGCAAAATTTTACTTTTGTAGTatctcagaagaaaaaaattaccaaTTAACAGGGCAGTGTTTTGGAGTGTGCCTCTGGAGAACCATCAGTGCCAAGTGCTGCTCTGCTTTGGAAGATTTATTTGTCTTTTATACAGTGGATAGATTCAGGgcaatttctatttcttattttatttattttttcattgtacTTTAGGAGCACATGACAAGTGGTGCCAATTGCCAGACATTTACTTCTTCCACCGTCATATCCTACTCAAATCTGGGTGATGGCCCTAAAGTCTATCAGGAGACCTCAGAGACACGCTCTGCACCTGGTGGGGTAAGAAATTGGCTGATTCCTTTGACAGAACATTTAAAGAAGCCCCCAGATTGGTTAATCCACTGGGCATTCATCTACATGAATACAAACGTAAGGGGAAGCAGGATATGAGGTAAGACTCATTTTCAGATATGGGATGAGCCCTTTCACATGGCAATTAACAGTGACAGCAAAGGGTACCTATTTTATAATTTGATACAAGTTGGTTCCTGCTGAGGCAAAACTGAAGAATTTCAAGGGGAACTTCAGGAAGGCTACCAGCAATACTACTTTGTTTTGATTATGACCTATCTGCTACTCTCAGATCCGGGAGACACGGCGGACGGTGCGAGATTCTGACAGTGGGCTGGAGCAGATGTCAATTGGGCACCACATCAGAGAACGTGCACACATCATGCAGCGCTCACGCAATCATCGCACAGGTGACCAAGAGGAGAGGCAAGACTATATCAACCTGGATGAGAGTGAGTGTTCccttgccactgccctcttttcCTGCATCAGGCTGCACAGCCTGTCAACACTCAGTTGCTGCTTTCCTGTTTTGATTTTCAGGTGATGCAGCTGCATTTGATGATGAATGGAGGCGAGAGACATCCCGCTTCCGGACACAGAGGGGGCTGGACTATCGGCGTCATGATGGAAGCAGTGGCCGAAGAATTGAGGGGGGTCGTCTTGCTATTCAGGGACCTGAGGATTCTCCAACCAGACAGTCGCGTCGGTACGACTGGTGAATCCACAGCAGATGTGGGGGGTGGTGCAGTGCGGTCACCCCCAAATCTACTTTCATGCTCTTGTAAGTCTTAATTGTCACCCCTCACTTGCACCACGTGCATGCCTTCAAGCTTCTCAGATAAGAGAGTATGTGATCTTGTGATCCAAACCACCTTTTCAAATGAGTTGAGGCAGTGGTTTATTTTACAGCCTAGAagagtttgctttctttttagtAATTCCAGGCACactaataaaatgatgtacctgGTAAAGCAACAAGCACATTTGTAAGCTGGAAATCAAAGCTGCTGCTTGCAGAGCATGAGAGAACATTAAGTCCAGCAGGCTTCCAGAAAAGCCTGTGATTTGGCTGTCATTTAGTCATTTTACAGGGAAAATATGAGATCTTTGTGgaagacaactttt
This window contains:
- the MLF2 gene encoding myeloid leukemia factor 2, with protein sequence MFRFMRDGEPEDPMFMMDPLAIHQQHVNRVLSGGFGYSPFLSISNGTVPGTRQASRRMQAGTVSPFGMVGMAGGFMDMFGMMNDMIGNMEHMTSGANCQTFTSSTVISYSNLGDGPKVYQETSETRSAPGGIRETRRTVRDSDSGLEQMSIGHHIRERAHIMQRSRNHRTGDQEERQDYINLDESDAAAFDDEWRRETSRFRTQRGLDYRRHDGSSGRRIEGGRLAIQGPEDSPTRQSRRYDW